From the Bacillus rossius redtenbacheri isolate Brsri chromosome 12, Brsri_v3, whole genome shotgun sequence genome, the window CGGTGCGGCGGGTGCCGTCAGGCTCGTTGAGGCTGTAGCTGCCCTGGACGACGTCTCCTTGACGGCTCTCCTGCTGGTTCTTGGAGTCGCCGGTCAGAGCGTCCTGGATGTCGTAGGCGTAGTTGTAGGACGGGTTGGGGTCGTAGTCGGTGTCGATGGCGGCGGCGACCTTAGccacggcgggggcggcggcgtagGAAAGGGCAGGTGCGGCgtaggcggcgggggcggcgtaaGCTCGGGCGGCGTACGCAGCGGGGGCGGCGTACGACAGAGCGGGGGCGGCGTAGGTACGGGCTGCGTACGCTGCGGGTGCGGCGTACGACAGGGCGGGGGCGCCGTATGCTGCAGCGGCAACAGGGGCGCCGGGGGCCACCACGGCGGGGGCGCCCAGGTAGCCGGCGCTGGCGGCGGCCACGAGAGCCGCGAGGACCGCAAACTGAAACAAGAGCACCTCCAGTTATCGAGGGCGATGTGACCTGACTCAGCTATCACAAGTTCGACCTAGTGGAGATGTAAGTCCGAGGGTTTCTCTCGGGGTTCTCCCAGTCATGGCCGTCTCGTGTCTGCAGGCCTT encodes:
- the LOC134537556 gene encoding cuticle protein 21-like; its protein translation is MALKFAVLAALVAAASAGYLGAPAVVAPGAPVAAAAYGAPALSYAAPAAYAARTYAAPALSYAAPAAYAARAYAAPAAYAAPALSYAAAPAVAKVAAAIDTDYDPNPSYNYAYDIQDALTGDSKNQQESRQGDVVQGSYSLNEPDGTRRTVEYTADPVNGFNAVVHKTPLAVGPAVAKVAAPAYAAAPALSYAAPAAYAARAYAPAAYAAPAAYAARAYAAPALSYAAPAAYAARAYAPAAYAAPAAYAARAYAAPALSYGAPAAYAAHGLAYGAGLGYGSHAKIIG